The sequence GCTGGTCACCGGGACAGGCCCCCATCCAGTCGGCCATAATGAGGACCAACGCATCTCTCATTCGGCAGAATCAGAGGGCTCTGCTCAGTGGTTTTCCAACCGATGTTCAGGTTCAGATGAGTTCCTACTTCATCCCTGAAAGTTACTATCAATCATATGCCGGCCGTTTTCCCACCAACATACACCCATTGGCGTTCTTCGAATATGATGAACAAAAGATCACGGATGAGCTCAAACAGATCGGGTGGATCCTGCCGACCAACACGGACACGAACTCAACCAACTGTCTTCTCAATGCCTTTGCAAATCAGGTTCATCTGGAACGTCACAAGTTTCATCCATACGTCTGGGAGATAGCCAATATGGTGCGTCAGGGCGTCATGACCCGTGAAGAAGGCATGGAAAAGATATATTCACCGCAGAACGCCGAACAGGTAGCCTACGCCAGGAGTATGCTCGGATTAGATTAAGAAGTCTCATAAAGAGCCGTATCATGGTCCCGATAATTCCCCTAAATCCCGATATAACACTTGTCCATCATTTCCTCGAGAAGAGCGCGGAGCGCTTTCCCGGTAAAACAGCTATCGTACACGGTCCGACCCGCGTTACATATGCTGAGTTAAATAATCGGGCGAGTGCCCTGGCAGATTATCTCTTGACCATCGGCCTAAAACCCGGTGACCGCGTGGCCTTGCTCATGGAAAATAGTCTTGAATACGTTATCGGTTATTACGGAGCGCTCAAGGCCTCCGCGGTGGCAGTACCTTTAAACAGCGACTTGAAGGCCGAAGGATTGCGCTATGCCATAGAGGATTTAGAGGCCGGAATAATGGTGTCTTCGTCGAAGTTTGAGAAGCTCATAGCTGCCTCAAACCTGGAGGGCCTGGGACTGAAGCACCTCATTCTCAAGGGACGTTCCGTATCGGCAGGCATTCGCACAACCACGGTCAATTTCGACGACGTCACCCCCTCTTCCTTTACCAGTACAGTGCGTTGCGAGATAACTTCCCGCGACCTCGCGAGCATCATCTATACGTCAGGATCGACCGGTGGCCCAAAGGGGGTGATGCTTTCACATCAGAACATCGTGGACAACACCTTCTCGATCTGCCAGTATCTCGGCCTCACGAGTGACGATGTGCAGATGATTGTGCTACCGTTCTTTTATGTCATGGGAAAATCGCTGCTCAATACCCATTTTGCAGTCGGCGGTACGGTCATCCTCAACAACCAGTTCGCCTTTCCGGCCACTGTCATTAAAGAAATGATCGCGGAGAAGGTCACCGGTTTTTCCGGGGTTCCTTCTACCTTTGCGTACCTCGTGCATCGATCTCCGCTTGCCGCTAATCGGGAGAAACTTCCCTGTCTCCGTTATGTGAGCCAGGCCGGCGGGCACATGGCAAAAGCCGTCAAAGAAGAGCTCCGTCGGGTACTTCCGGCGCACACCCAAATAGTCATCATGTACGGTGCGACCGAAGCTGCGGCCAGGCTTTCCTACCTCGAAGCTCCGCGTTTTGCGGACAAAACGGAATCCATTGGAAAGGCCATACCCGGCGTCACATTGAAGGTAGTGAACCAGGACGGGCGGGACGCAGACATCGGTCAAGTCGGCGAACTCGTTGCCACGGGGACCAACATCATGCAAGGTTATTGGAAAAATCCCGAAGCCACTGCAAAGGTCCTTACAGATGGCTGGTATCACACGGGTGATCAGGCGTATATGGATGAAGAGGGCTTTTTCTTTGTTGTGGGACGCAAGGACGACCTTTTGAAGGTAGGCGGCCACAGGCTCAATCCACAGGAAATAGAAGATATATTGCTCGAGTCGGGTATGTTTGTTGAGGCGGTAGTGCTTGGCCAACCGGATGAACTGCTGGGGATGCGTCTTGTTACCCTCGCCGTTCCGAAAAGCGACGAGTGCACCTCTCAAAAGGTGATGAACTTCTGCGCAGAGAGGCTGCCCAAATACAAGATACCGAGCGAGGTGCAATTCACTAAGAATCTGCCAAAGAAGACAAGCGGCAAGGTTGATCGAAAAAGTTGCCTTGCTTTGTTCAGTCAGTGTCAACCGAATTCACAGCATGCCGCAGAAAAATAAACAGAGCGTGTCTATGAAGAGAGAAATACCCCGGAGTGGCAGCCTTACAAACAGTCTCCTACCGCTCTTCACGGTTCTCACTCTCCTCATAACTCTTACGGCGTGCTCGGGAGGAAAAATGGAACCGAACACAATAACCCCGCCGTCGATCGCGGATGTACCGCCCGAATCATGGCTCAAGCTTTCCGGGAAAAGGATCTATTTCGGCCATCAATCAGTGGGCTTCAACATCCTGGAAGGCATGAAAGACCTGATGAAAGAAAATCCCCGGATTAAGTTGAACATCGTAGAGACGACCGATCCCGCTGCCTTCGATGTACCTATTTTCGCCCACTCGACAGTAGGCCAGAACGGCAGCCCTCAATCCAAATGCAATGACTTTGCCAGATTTATGGATGCAGGAATAGCCGAGAAGATCGATATAGCCCTGTTTAAATTCTGTTACGTGGATTTTGATTCCGACACCGACGTGACAAAGGTTTTTGAGAATTATAAGAACACCCTGTCGTCGCTTCGCGCACGCCATAAGAAGGTTATCTTTGTCCACCTCACTACTCCCCTCACCACCGTTCAATCAGGGTTCAAGGCCTTAATCAAGAAGGCTATCGGCAAGACGGTTACGGGCTATGCCGAGAATATCAAGCGGGAGCAGTTTAACGAGATGCTGCGAAAAGAATATCAGGGGAAAGAGCCGATTTTAGATGTGGCTGCCATCGAATCGGTTCTTCCGGACGGTTCGCAATCGGCTTTTGAAAAGGACGGCAAAATGAACCGTTGCCTTGCCCCGATTTTTTCTGCTGACGGAGGGCATCTCAACAAGGTGGGCAGTCAGAGAGTGGCAGCGCAGCTTCTCGTGTTGCTCGCCAACGTGTCGGGATAGGATGATCCCACTCAATCGATCGTTGCATGCCAGGAGTTGAACCGGGACACCTATGGGCTATCAGATAATACCGATGGACCTCGAGC is a genomic window of Syntrophorhabdaceae bacterium containing:
- a CDS encoding class I adenylate-forming enzyme family protein, which codes for MVPIIPLNPDITLVHHFLEKSAERFPGKTAIVHGPTRVTYAELNNRASALADYLLTIGLKPGDRVALLMENSLEYVIGYYGALKASAVAVPLNSDLKAEGLRYAIEDLEAGIMVSSSKFEKLIAASNLEGLGLKHLILKGRSVSAGIRTTTVNFDDVTPSSFTSTVRCEITSRDLASIIYTSGSTGGPKGVMLSHQNIVDNTFSICQYLGLTSDDVQMIVLPFFYVMGKSLLNTHFAVGGTVILNNQFAFPATVIKEMIAEKVTGFSGVPSTFAYLVHRSPLAANREKLPCLRYVSQAGGHMAKAVKEELRRVLPAHTQIVIMYGATEAAARLSYLEAPRFADKTESIGKAIPGVTLKVVNQDGRDADIGQVGELVATGTNIMQGYWKNPEATAKVLTDGWYHTGDQAYMDEEGFFFVVGRKDDLLKVGGHRLNPQEIEDILLESGMFVEAVVLGQPDELLGMRLVTLAVPKSDECTSQKVMNFCAERLPKYKIPSEVQFTKNLPKKTSGKVDRKSCLALFSQCQPNSQHAAEK